From Dermochelys coriacea isolate rDerCor1 chromosome 8, rDerCor1.pri.v4, whole genome shotgun sequence, the proteins below share one genomic window:
- the FNDC7 gene encoding fibronectin type III domain-containing protein 7 isoform X5 — MNTVGHPLLAHFNDVPVIGILTSLTPNTVHTVKVEAIDKNGIILAEAQIMQLTAPEIPAIDQAYSKLSNSITVEWAAVSGATSYLLTAQDGESFIETIVINSPGTVTGLKAATLYKITIISINSGGRSLPSPSKKAKTVLAAPVLSVSSPSYDSIVVSWGAVYMAVGFSVSIMRSDGLGSMMKENTTHTSLVFTSLDPGTLYTIKAHAWNVNGIPGDDFTYNQITSPHAPSDVQVAFDSGTLRATVSWIPTEGTLNYSVTASSGASKLNCSTSSTSCTLSSLQCGFEYSVYVIANNGAGSSKPTDAVSLKTVPCAPGSITIEEDNPGKLSVSWSNVDLGDYYVVFVKSDDGLEVHCNTSHTQCHFQSDCGFTYFISVFAYNKAGQSPLGDVLNYTTAPCCPSDFYPVFVSSDTVEIVWFPVRGAEMYETKAVDGVGVVLCNTTATICILSALQCNTQYNITVYSYSEIRGSNTSCVSKYVATAPCSPEIKNVSQDDLSIITVHWQANNDETIYTVTARGEAGLWHCTSSGNSCSITDLPCGSVFSVSAVAITTAGQSLPSYSVPLETAPCCPNDLTVTQVMQSITNISWSVGAGAKTYITILESPKGPAKCHTFQNHCLLGCITCGTTYTVSLKVISETGLASDCTYQDYSSSACCPSGVKLYRLRNNGIRIYWRVSPGLIKYSTDLYGSKGNFTCTPTSGLSYCDVTKIPCGDVYTVVVSPVPEKGSKLAFCPKKMYSVTCSGSSVGMVIYRGKRSPEQHFSG, encoded by the exons ATGAACACAGTAGGCCACCCTTTGTTGGCGCACTTCAATGATGTTCCTGTTATAGGCATTCTTACTTCACTAACTCCCAACACTGTCCACACTGTAAAAGTGGAAGCCATTGATAAGAATGGAATTATCCTGGCGGAAGCACAGATTATGCAGTTAACAG CTCCTGAGATACCTGCTATTGACCAAGCTTATTCAAAACTGAGCAACAGTATCACAGTGGAATGGGCAGCTGTTTCTGGGGCTACCAGTTATTTACTGACTGCACAGGACGGAGAGTCTTTCATTGAAACTATAGTCATAAATTCACCAGGCACAGTGACAGGATTGAAGGCTGCTACATTGTACAAAATCACCATCATATCTATAAACTCTGGAGGAAGAAGCCTACCTTCGCCTTCAAAGAAGGCAAAGACAG TCTTGGCTGCTCCGGTCCTGTCTGTAAGTTCTCCAAGTTACGACTCCATAGTTGTGAGCTGGGGAGCTGTATATATGGCAGTTGGATTCTCTGTGTCCATCATGAGATCAGATGGTTTAGGCAGTATGATGAAAGAGAACACCACCCATACCTCCTTGGTATTTACCAGTCTAGATCCAGGAACTCTCTATACCATCAAGGCACATGCCTGGAATGTTAATGGGATACCTGGAGATGATTTCACATACAACCAAATAACAA GTCCTCATGCACCATCAGATGTTCAAGTTGCTTTTGATAGTGGAACTTTGAGGGCTACTGTTTCTTGGATACCGACAGAGGGAACTTTAAATTACAGTGTGACAGCCAGCAGTGGAGCCTCCAAACTGAACTGTAGCACATCTTCCACTTCCTGCACTTTGTCTTCACTCCAGTGTGGTTTTGAATACTCTGTTTATGTCATAGCAAATAATGGTGCTGGATCCAGTAAACCTACAGATGCAGTGAGTTTAAAAACTG TCCCTTGTGCACCAGGAAGTATAACAATAGAAGAGGACAACCCTGGTAAATTGTCAGTCTCATGGTCTAATGTAGATCTTGGAGATTATTATGTGGTTTTTGTGAAAAGCGATGATGGCTTGGAAGTGCACTGCAACACATCCCATACCCAATGCCACTTCCAATCAGATTGTGGTTTCACTTATTTCATTAGTGTCTTCGCATATAACAAGGCAGGACAGAGTCCTTTAGGGGATGTACTCAATTATACTACTG CACCTTGTTGCCCCAGTGACTTTTACCCAGTGTTTGTGTCCAGCGATACAGTTGAGATTGTCTGGTTTCCTGTCCGTGGTGCTGAAATGTATGAAACAAAAGCTGTTGATGGGGTTGGTGTAGTATTGTGTAATACTACTGCCACAATTTGCATCCTGTCTGCGTTGCAGTGTAACACCCAATATAACATCACTGTGTATTCTTACAGTGAAATCAGGGGCAGCAATACATCATGTGTATCTAAATATGTGGCAACAG CTCCATGCAGTCCTGAAATAAAAAACGTCTCACAGGATGATCTTTCCATAATTACTGTGCACTGGCAGGCCAATAATGATGAAACTATATACACTGTTACTGCTAGAGGAGAGGCTGGATTGTGGCATTGCACAAGTTCCGGAAATTCCTGTAGCATAACTGATCTTCCCTGTGGATCAGTTTTCTCGGTTAGTGCTGTGGCAATTACAACAGCAGGACAGAGCTTACCTAGTTACAGTGTCCCTTTAGAGACAG cTCCTTGTTGCCCTAATGATCTGACAGTAACTCAAGTGATGCAGTCTATAACAAATATCAGCTGGTCGGTTGGGGCTGGTGCAAAGACATACATAACAATACTGGAATCACCAAAAGGACCGGCTAAGTGCCACACTTTTCAAAACCACTGTCTCCTGGGATGCATTACATGTGGCACCACCTATACAGTGTCCCTGAAAGTGATTAGTGAAACTGGTTTGGCCTCAGACTGCACATATCAAGACTATTCTTCCA gTGCTTGCTGTCCTTCTGGGGTGAAATTATATAGACTGCGCAATAATGGTATCCGAATATACTGGCGAGTTTCGCCAGGGTTGATAAAGTATAGTACAGATCTGTACGGATCAAAAGGCAATTTCACCTGTACCCCTACTTCAGGTTTGAGTTATTGTGATGTCACCAAGATACCTTGTGGGGATGTCTATACAGTGGTAGTTTCTCCAGTTCCTGAGAAAGGATCAAAGCTTGCATTTTGCCCTAAAAAAATGTATTCAG TGACCTGCTCAGGAAGTTCTGTTGGAATGG
- the FNDC7 gene encoding fibronectin type III domain-containing protein 7 isoform X1, whose product MKALSDKMFSGKGKSSVLTGFILISLEMIVSANTGFSISIYNVTSRNIYLRWSKFSGAFSYRITATPMNTVGHPLLAHFNDVPVIGILTSLTPNTVHTVKVEAIDKNGIILAEAQIMQLTAPEIPAIDQAYSKLSNSITVEWAAVSGATSYLLTAQDGESFIETIVINSPGTVTGLKAATLYKITIISINSGGRSLPSPSKKAKTVLAAPVLSVSSPSYDSIVVSWGAVYMAVGFSVSIMRSDGLGSMMKENTTHTSLVFTSLDPGTLYTIKAHAWNVNGIPGDDFTYNQITSPHAPSDVQVAFDSGTLRATVSWIPTEGTLNYSVTASSGASKLNCSTSSTSCTLSSLQCGFEYSVYVIANNGAGSSKPTDAVSLKTVPCAPGSITIEEDNPGKLSVSWSNVDLGDYYVVFVKSDDGLEVHCNTSHTQCHFQSDCGFTYFISVFAYNKAGQSPLGDVLNYTTAPCCPSDFYPVFVSSDTVEIVWFPVRGAEMYETKAVDGVGVVLCNTTATICILSALQCNTQYNITVYSYSEIRGSNTSCVSKYVATAPCSPEIKNVSQDDLSIITVHWQANNDETIYTVTARGEAGLWHCTSSGNSCSITDLPCGSVFSVSAVAITTAGQSLPSYSVPLETAPCCPNDLTVTQVMQSITNISWSVGAGAKTYITILESPKGPAKCHTFQNHCLLGCITCGTTYTVSLKVISETGLASDCTYQDYSSSACCPSGVKLYRLRNNGIRIYWRVSPGLIKYSTDLYGSKGNFTCTPTSGLSYCDVTKIPCGDVYTVVVSPVPEKGSKLAFCPKKMYSVTCSGSSVGMVIYRGKRSPEQHFSG is encoded by the exons ATGAAAGCTTTGTCTGACAAGATGTTCAGTGGAAAAGGTAAATCTTCGGTACTTACTGGATTTATCCTCATCAGTCTTGAAATG ATTGTTTCAGCTAACACAG GTTTCTCTATATCCATATATAATGTGACATCAAGAAACATTTATCTCAGATGGTCCAAGTTTTCAGGAGCCTTTTCCTACAGAATCACAGCAACCCCCATGAACACAGTAGGCCACCCTTTGTTGGCGCACTTCAATGATGTTCCTGTTATAGGCATTCTTACTTCACTAACTCCCAACACTGTCCACACTGTAAAAGTGGAAGCCATTGATAAGAATGGAATTATCCTGGCGGAAGCACAGATTATGCAGTTAACAG CTCCTGAGATACCTGCTATTGACCAAGCTTATTCAAAACTGAGCAACAGTATCACAGTGGAATGGGCAGCTGTTTCTGGGGCTACCAGTTATTTACTGACTGCACAGGACGGAGAGTCTTTCATTGAAACTATAGTCATAAATTCACCAGGCACAGTGACAGGATTGAAGGCTGCTACATTGTACAAAATCACCATCATATCTATAAACTCTGGAGGAAGAAGCCTACCTTCGCCTTCAAAGAAGGCAAAGACAG TCTTGGCTGCTCCGGTCCTGTCTGTAAGTTCTCCAAGTTACGACTCCATAGTTGTGAGCTGGGGAGCTGTATATATGGCAGTTGGATTCTCTGTGTCCATCATGAGATCAGATGGTTTAGGCAGTATGATGAAAGAGAACACCACCCATACCTCCTTGGTATTTACCAGTCTAGATCCAGGAACTCTCTATACCATCAAGGCACATGCCTGGAATGTTAATGGGATACCTGGAGATGATTTCACATACAACCAAATAACAA GTCCTCATGCACCATCAGATGTTCAAGTTGCTTTTGATAGTGGAACTTTGAGGGCTACTGTTTCTTGGATACCGACAGAGGGAACTTTAAATTACAGTGTGACAGCCAGCAGTGGAGCCTCCAAACTGAACTGTAGCACATCTTCCACTTCCTGCACTTTGTCTTCACTCCAGTGTGGTTTTGAATACTCTGTTTATGTCATAGCAAATAATGGTGCTGGATCCAGTAAACCTACAGATGCAGTGAGTTTAAAAACTG TCCCTTGTGCACCAGGAAGTATAACAATAGAAGAGGACAACCCTGGTAAATTGTCAGTCTCATGGTCTAATGTAGATCTTGGAGATTATTATGTGGTTTTTGTGAAAAGCGATGATGGCTTGGAAGTGCACTGCAACACATCCCATACCCAATGCCACTTCCAATCAGATTGTGGTTTCACTTATTTCATTAGTGTCTTCGCATATAACAAGGCAGGACAGAGTCCTTTAGGGGATGTACTCAATTATACTACTG CACCTTGTTGCCCCAGTGACTTTTACCCAGTGTTTGTGTCCAGCGATACAGTTGAGATTGTCTGGTTTCCTGTCCGTGGTGCTGAAATGTATGAAACAAAAGCTGTTGATGGGGTTGGTGTAGTATTGTGTAATACTACTGCCACAATTTGCATCCTGTCTGCGTTGCAGTGTAACACCCAATATAACATCACTGTGTATTCTTACAGTGAAATCAGGGGCAGCAATACATCATGTGTATCTAAATATGTGGCAACAG CTCCATGCAGTCCTGAAATAAAAAACGTCTCACAGGATGATCTTTCCATAATTACTGTGCACTGGCAGGCCAATAATGATGAAACTATATACACTGTTACTGCTAGAGGAGAGGCTGGATTGTGGCATTGCACAAGTTCCGGAAATTCCTGTAGCATAACTGATCTTCCCTGTGGATCAGTTTTCTCGGTTAGTGCTGTGGCAATTACAACAGCAGGACAGAGCTTACCTAGTTACAGTGTCCCTTTAGAGACAG cTCCTTGTTGCCCTAATGATCTGACAGTAACTCAAGTGATGCAGTCTATAACAAATATCAGCTGGTCGGTTGGGGCTGGTGCAAAGACATACATAACAATACTGGAATCACCAAAAGGACCGGCTAAGTGCCACACTTTTCAAAACCACTGTCTCCTGGGATGCATTACATGTGGCACCACCTATACAGTGTCCCTGAAAGTGATTAGTGAAACTGGTTTGGCCTCAGACTGCACATATCAAGACTATTCTTCCA gTGCTTGCTGTCCTTCTGGGGTGAAATTATATAGACTGCGCAATAATGGTATCCGAATATACTGGCGAGTTTCGCCAGGGTTGATAAAGTATAGTACAGATCTGTACGGATCAAAAGGCAATTTCACCTGTACCCCTACTTCAGGTTTGAGTTATTGTGATGTCACCAAGATACCTTGTGGGGATGTCTATACAGTGGTAGTTTCTCCAGTTCCTGAGAAAGGATCAAAGCTTGCATTTTGCCCTAAAAAAATGTATTCAG TGACCTGCTCAGGAAGTTCTGTTGGAATGG